In a genomic window of Wyeomyia smithii strain HCP4-BCI-WySm-NY-G18 chromosome 1, ASM2978416v1, whole genome shotgun sequence:
- the LOC129718525 gene encoding cyclin-dependent kinase 2, giving the protein MAYKMPNILDYQRVEKIGEGTYGVVYKAKDINTQKYVALKRIRLDSESEGVPSTAIREISLLKDLQHPSIVVLFDVAVRDSSIYMIFEYLDMDLKKLLDKYKSAFTPKLVKSYMHQMLDAIAFCHLHRILHRDLKPQNLLIDREGHLKLADFGLARSFNFPMRSYTHEVVTLWYRAPEILLGTKFYATGVDIWSLGCIFAEMILKRPLFPGDSEIDQLYRIFRTMGTPNERSWPGVSQLPDYKRTFPCWEQQPIPDEIVRFVAQDLFRVLMVYDPTQRISASNAMAHQYFDDVELVAPGI; this is encoded by the exons ATGGCTTACAAAATGCCTAACATTCTGGACTATCAGCGCGTCGAGAAAATTGGTGAAGGAACGTACGGTGTTGTGTATAAGGCGAAGGATATCAATACCCAAAAATATGTGGCTCTCAAGCGCATTAGATTGGATAG CGAAAGTGAAGGCGTTCCTTCTACGGCAATCCGAGAAATTTCTTTGCTCAAAGACTTACAGCATCCTTCGATTGTTGTTCTGTTCGACGTAGCCGTAAGAGATTCCAGTATTTATATGATTTTCGAATACTTAGATATGGATTTAAAAAAGCTGTTGGATAAGTATAAATCGGCCTTCACTCCGAAGCTCGTCAAAAGTTACATGCACCAAATGTTGGATGCGATAGCATTTTGTCATTTGCATCGAATATTGCACCGAGATCTCAAACCGCAAAACTTACTAATCGACCGAGAAGGACATCTGAAACTAGCCGATTTTGGATTGGCAAGGTCTTTCAATTTCCCAATGCGATCATATACACATGAGGTCGTTACACTGTGGTACCGTGCACCAGAAATCTTGCTGGGAACTAAATTCTACGCTACAGGGGTGGACATTTGGAGTTTGGGCTGTATATTTGCTGAGATGATACTAAAAAGGCCACTTTTTCCAGGCGATAGCGAGATTGATCAGCTTTACAGGATTTTCCGAACCATGGGAACACCGAACGAGCGTAGTTGGCCAGGCGTTTCGCAGCTACCAGATTATAAAAGGACTTTTCCTTGCTGGGAGCAACAACCAATTCCAGACGAGATCGTTCGCTTCGTGGCTCAGGATTTATTTCGTGTGCTAATGGTTTACGATCCTACACAACGTATTTCGGCTAGTAATGCCATGgcacatcaatactttgatgATGTCGAACTTGTGGCTCCTGGAATTTAG